In Euphorbia lathyris chromosome 9, ddEupLath1.1, whole genome shotgun sequence, the following are encoded in one genomic region:
- the LOC136205567 gene encoding E3 ubiquitin-protein ligase RSL1 codes for MEDQADFSDVSSVDSVGEIQLDEEEEEFRSCCGDEVWKEPEEIVKEQPQEILDEFSVKMFFKGISIAAGESGSGFSGIGVVMERTEDLPVTQVQKKLDFYVDESVADYLALMDGLAEALQHKICRVYAFTDSSLLYDHITHEEKVETPLLLALRQRILEHVSNLEAFVLKLIPSVDLERPLCLAQVAIGVVSLPANEIKSHDNCSICCEEKISPMMIKMKCSHKFCSHCMRTYVDGKVQSFQVPVRCPQLGCKYYISTTECRSFLPLTSFECFENALAEANVLHSDRIYCPYPNCSVLLDPRECLSARASSSSQSDNNCVECPVCQRFICVECGVPWHSSMSCEEFQNLPLEERDAADITLHRLAQNKRWRRCQQCRRMIELTQGCYHMTCWCGHEFCYSCGAEYRDGQQTCPCAFWDENNAEEFVAQSVQESEQWAWETFNSLPMLTDAYSDQERSQLALIQRFLAGGFSLSDHHPYQSPPRCTDSYVDAMKDLHQLPWLERFVSVISDNYYEDYIQ; via the exons ATGGAGGATCAAGCGGATTTCAGTGATGTGTCTTCAGTAGATTCAGTTGGGGAGATACAATTGgatgaagaggaggaagaattTAGGAGTTGTTGTGGAGATGAAGTATGGAAGGAGCCTGAAGAAATAGTTAAGGAGCAGCCGCAGGAAATTCTTGATGAATTTTCAGTGAAGATGTTTTTCAAGGGAATCTCTATAGCAGCTGGAGAATCTGGTTCTGGATTCTCTGGAATTGGTGTTGTAATGGAAAGAACAGAAGATCTTCCTGTGACTCAGGTGCAGAAGAAACTGGATTTCTATGTAGATGAATCAGTTGCTGACTATTTAGCCCTTATGGATGGTCTTGCTGAGGCTTTACAGCATAAAATCTGTCGAGTTTATGCCTTCACTGATTCCAGTTTGTTATATGATCAT ATAACACACGAGGAGAAAGTCGAGACTCCACTCCTTTTAGCACTAAGGCAAAGGATCCTTGAGCATGTTAGTAATCTTGAAGCCTTTGTGCTGAAACTCATTCCTAGCGTTGATCTTGAGAGGCCTCTCTGTTTAGCCCAGGTAGCAATTGGGGTGGTCTCTTTGCCTGCTAATGAAATTAAATCGCATGACAACTGTTCTATCTGCTGTGAGGAAAAGATTTCACCAATGATGATCAAGATGAAATGTTCCCACAAATTCTGTTCACATTGTATGAGAACCTATGTTGACGGAAAAGTGCAGTCATTTCAAGTACCAGTTAGATGCCCCCAGCTGGGATGTAAATATTACATCTCGACCACTGAATGCAGATCTTTCCTGCCTCTAACTTCATTTGAATGTTTTGAGAACGCTCTTGCAGAAGCAAATGTTCTTCATTCGGATAGAATCTACTGCCCCTACCCGAATTGTTCTGTTTTGCTTGATCCCCGTGAATGTTTGTCAGCTAGGGCAAGTTCATCAAGTCAGTCCGACAACAATTGTGTTGAATGTCCAGTTTGTCAAAGGTTTATCTGTGTGGAGTGCGGTGTCCCTTGGCATTCTTCAATGAGCTGTGAAGAGTTCCAAAACCTGCCACTGGAAGAGAGAGATGCTGCAGATATTACCCTACATCGTCTGGCACAAAATAAAAGGTGGAGGCGTTGCCAACAGTGCCGCAGGATGATTGAGCTTACCCAAGGTTGCTATCATATGACGTGCTG GTGTGGGCACGAGTTCTGTTATTCATGTGGTGCTGAATATAGAGATGGGCAACAGACATGCCCATGCGCCTTTTGGGACGAAAATAACGCGGAAGAGTTTGTGGCACAGTCTGTCCAAGAATCCGAACAATGGGCATGGGAGACTTTTAACTCCCTACCCATGCTCACGGATGCTTACTCGGACCAAGAGAGATCACAGCTAGCACTTATTCAAAGATTTCTCGCCGGAGGCTTTAGTCTGAGCGATCATCATCCTTACCAATCTCCTCCTCGATGTACAGATTCATATGTAGATGCCATGAAGGATCTTCATCAGCTTCCTTGGCTC